The genome window GCAGCTCGATGTCGATGTCCTCCCGCCGCAGGCCCGGGAGGTCCGCGGTGACCTGCAGGCCGTCGGCCGTGCGCCGCACCTCGACCTCCGGCAGCCACGTCCCGGCGAGGCCCGCCCAGCCGCGGCGGCCCGCCAGGAGCCCCGGCCCGGGCCAGAGGTCGCCCATCATCCTGTTCATGTCCTCGACCATCGAGCGCATGAGCGTGAAGGGGTCCCTGGCGTAGGCGCCCCGCATGCCCGGCATCGGAGCGTGCCGACGCGCCAGCTCGCCCCTCGAGCCGCCCCTGGCGGAGCGCCCCTCGCTGGAACCGCTGCCAGCCTTGCCCCTGTCGCTAACGTCGCCTCTTGCCATCCGGCGCCTCCCTCCGTCGACACCGGTATAGCGCCGGGCTCTTAGAGGAGCCTGTGTCTGCCGGGACGAACCCGGAGGAGGGTCGAGGGTGCGCGCCGCCGCCGAACGGCGCGCGGCCGGCCGGGTCCTTCGCGCGCCTCGCTCGTCCGGGGCCCCGGCGCCGGCGAGCCGGGCGCTGCGGCCGGCCTCACTCCGTCTGCGCGCGCTCCAGCGGCTCGTCGAGGACCGCGTGCAGGACCCGGGGCGCCTGGTGCACGTAGAGGCAGTAGACGGTGCTGCCGCGGAACGCCGCCGCCGTGTAGATCGCCTGGCCGGTCGGCCAGGTGGCGGCGACCGCCTCGGGGGTCTCGACGACGGCGACCTCGCTGGCGCCGAGCGAGCCGGCCACGCGCCGCACGCCCTCGGCCTGGGCGACGCCGGGCGGCAGCTCGCCGGTCACGTAGGTGAAGACCATGTCCGGGTGCAGGGGCGTGAGCAGGTCGACGTCCTGCACGACGTGGGTCTCGGCGCGGCAGCGCCGCTCCGCGACGTCGCTCACGTAGGTCCAGCCCAGGGCCCCGGGCTGGGGCTCGCGGGGCCTGACGAGATGGTGCTGCAGCAGGCCAGTGACCTCGTCGTCAGGGTGCTCGGCCATCTGCCGCCAGATGACCTCGGTGGCGGGGCGGTAGCGCCAGGGGTCGGCGCCGGCCCACAGCAGGGCGGAGACGAGGTCGGGGCGGTCGGCGCGGATCGCGTAGGCGAGAGGCGTCCAGTTGGCCGCGGTCACGTGGTTCGGGTCGGCGCCCGCCAGGAGGAGGGTGGGCACCAGGTGCGGCGCGTGCTCGATCGCGTACATGAGGGCGGTCTGCCCGTACTCGTCGGCGTACCAGACGAGGCGCTGGTCGCTCTGGAGGGCGTCGTGGACCGCGGTCACGTCGCCGGTCTTGACCAGGCGCAGGAACTCCTCGCCCGACATCGCCCCGGCGGAGGCGAGCAGCGCGAGGATGAGGGTCGCGAGGGCCTTGCGCACGGCGGCAGGCTAAC of Trueperaceae bacterium contains these proteins:
- a CDS encoding ankyrin repeat domain-containing protein; this translates as MRKALATLILALLASAGAMSGEEFLRLVKTGDVTAVHDALQSDQRLVWYADEYGQTALMYAIEHAPHLVPTLLLAGADPNHVTAANWTPLAYAIRADRPDLVSALLWAGADPWRYRPATEVIWRQMAEHPDDEVTGLLQHHLVRPREPQPGALGWTYVSDVAERRCRAETHVVQDVDLLTPLHPDMVFTYVTGELPPGVAQAEGVRRVAGSLGASEVAVVETPEAVAATWPTGQAIYTAAAFRGSTVYCLYVHQAPRVLHAVLDEPLERAQTE
- a CDS encoding Hsp20/alpha crystallin family protein; this encodes MARGDVSDRGKAGSGSSEGRSARGGSRGELARRHAPMPGMRGAYARDPFTLMRSMVEDMNRMMGDLWPGPGLLAGRRGWAGLAGTWLPEVEVRRTADGLQVTADLPGLRREDIDIELLDGALRISGERGMEHEEEQEGVLRSERRYGRFERVIPLPEGVDEEAVTARFADGVLEVTVPLPKEAMKARKIEVR